One window of the Sparus aurata chromosome 7, fSpaAur1.1, whole genome shotgun sequence genome contains the following:
- the mipb gene encoding major intrinsic protein of lens fiber b, giving the protein MWEFRSMNFWRAVFAEFFGTMFFVFFGMGAALRWTTGPHHVLHVALCFGLAAATLIQSIGHISGGHINPAVTFAYLVGSQMSLFRAIFYIVAQCLGAVAGAAVLYGVTPGNMRGNMAMNTLQPGISLGMGTTVEVFLTMQLVICIFAVTDERRNGRLGSAALSIGFSVTIGHLMGMYYTGAGMNPARSFAPAVLFRNFINHWVYWVGPMIGGAMGALLYDFMLFPRMRGLSERLATLKGSRPPESETQQDTRGEPIELKTQAL; this is encoded by the exons ATGTGGGAGTTCCGGTCCATGAATTTTTGGCGGGCGGTCTTCGCAGAGTTCTTCGGGACCATGTTCTTTGTATTCTTCGGCATGGGCGCTGCCCTCCGCTGGACCACCGGGCCTCATCATGTCCTTCATGTGGCTCTGTGCTTTGGGCTAGCAGCTGCCACCCTCATCCAGTCCATTGGCCACATCAGCGGCGGCCACATTAACCCTGCTGTTACCTTTGCCTACCTTGTCGGCTCACAGATGTCTCTTTTCCGTGCCATTTTCTACATAGTCGCCCAGTGCCTGGGTGCTGTAGCTGGGGCTGCTGTGCTCTACGGGGTCACACCTGGCAACATGAGAGGCAACATGGCAATGAACACG CTGCAGCCTGGCATCAGCCTGGGAATGGGCACCACTGTGGAGGTCTTCCTCACCATGCAGCTTGTGATTTGCATCTTCGCCGTGACAGATGAGAGGAGAAACGGACGCCTGGGATCTGCCGCCCTATCCATCGGCTTCTCCGTCACCATTGGACATCTCATGGGG ATGTACTACACCGGTGCTGGGATGAATCCTGCCAGGTCCTTCGCCCCCGCTGTGCTCTTCAGGAACTTCATCAACCACTGG GTGTACTGGGTCGGGCCTATGATAGGAGGTGCCATGGGCGCCCTCCTGTACGATTTCATGCTGTTCCCACGCATGAGAGGTCTGTCCGAGCGCCTGGCCACACTGAAGGGCAGTCGGCCCCCAGAGAGCGAGACCCAGCAGGACACCCGCGGCGAGCCCATCGAGCTCAAGACGCAAGCCCTATAA